The following proteins come from a genomic window of Pelagicoccus albus:
- a CDS encoding cytochrome P450: MSEKTTTENIPYFAAPTEENWSFQTGPLQFMRAAHKRHGGVCRISFSDREFVLLTGTEANEFVWSSSDLWCYRDSRGAFLSELGEPHVTSSDGEKHRAKRKLINKSFSVSSNIRYLPKIASIVRDHLKAAAEAGEKVALRQWLPRVITRFNLETVSQAAVSDEEFEILVRWQLHFISGVALSPQKQEAHYSLPSYLEDKKAAFDIMGRIVDERLADDNPPDDNFQQVIEAREKAGTPGTRDDLVNELYYILVAGIQNTTHFTITMLREIYSPAGWLDWLREELEDWDGYDAMAVAGMERLKAFTFEIQRNRPQVLTLPLLPNRDFEFGGYTIPEGTLCVYCPPFMHFDEQYFENPDVFDPKRFMDGAKFSPKHNGFFGGGAHVCVGRNVTLLQGPLMVALILKSFDLQDVPPSDTFLIEQSGGEAQTPCEVRIVPRATEPASV, translated from the coding sequence ATGTCCGAAAAAACAACTACAGAAAATATCCCGTACTTTGCAGCTCCTACGGAGGAAAACTGGTCTTTCCAAACTGGACCGCTTCAATTTATGCGGGCGGCGCACAAACGTCATGGCGGGGTATGCCGTATTTCTTTTAGCGATCGCGAATTCGTGTTGTTGACCGGAACGGAGGCGAACGAATTTGTCTGGTCCTCCAGCGATCTCTGGTGCTACCGCGACTCTCGCGGAGCCTTCCTAAGCGAACTGGGAGAACCTCACGTCACCTCGAGCGATGGCGAAAAGCACCGGGCCAAGCGCAAGCTGATCAACAAGTCGTTCAGCGTGAGTTCCAACATTCGCTACCTGCCAAAAATCGCTTCCATCGTGCGGGACCACTTGAAAGCAGCTGCCGAAGCAGGAGAAAAAGTAGCTCTTCGCCAGTGGTTGCCTCGGGTAATAACTCGCTTCAATCTGGAAACGGTTTCTCAAGCGGCGGTGAGCGACGAGGAATTCGAGATCCTAGTTCGCTGGCAATTACACTTCATCTCCGGCGTGGCCCTGTCTCCACAGAAACAAGAAGCGCACTACAGCTTGCCCAGCTATTTGGAGGACAAAAAGGCCGCCTTCGACATCATGGGTCGCATCGTCGACGAACGCCTCGCAGACGACAATCCACCCGATGACAATTTCCAGCAGGTCATCGAGGCGAGAGAAAAAGCAGGAACACCGGGCACTCGCGACGATCTGGTTAACGAGCTCTACTACATCCTCGTAGCCGGTATCCAAAATACAACACACTTCACCATCACTATGTTACGGGAAATATACTCGCCAGCGGGATGGCTGGATTGGTTGCGTGAAGAACTGGAAGATTGGGATGGCTACGACGCCATGGCAGTCGCCGGAATGGAGCGTCTAAAAGCATTTACTTTCGAAATACAACGCAACCGCCCGCAGGTTCTGACTTTGCCGCTTCTGCCAAACCGCGATTTCGAGTTCGGAGGCTATACAATCCCAGAAGGCACTCTATGCGTCTACTGCCCGCCCTTCATGCATTTCGATGAGCAGTACTTCGAAAATCCGGACGTCTTCGATCCGAAGCGTTTCATGGACGGAGCGAAATTCAGCCCCAAGCACAACGGGTTCTTCGGCGGAGGAGCTCACGTTTGCGTTGGTAGAAACGTAACCCTGCTGCAGGGACCACTCATGGTCGCCTTGATCCTGAAGAGCTTCGATCTCCAAGACGTTCCACCAAGCGACACTTTCTTGATCGAGCAAAGTGGCGGAGAAGCGCAGACTCCGTGCGAGGTTCGCATCGTTCCTCGAGCGACCGAACCAGCCAGCGTCTAA
- a CDS encoding cytochrome P450: protein MIQEVKKTFATLPSYEPKNDRGVAQTWDKAFSVDPIGTVVDSYREAGPIFKIKHHGEERVAMAGVKANHFIWGDKELWDYPTSNRHFREQFSDRYLNQLEGVEYAKKRRRVTAGFKPSVIMPHTAAMGESIHREIARNKGEWIPFRLFCMRIIIKMTSRALMQVELPDGMDETMAISNKMMLKAESLGPWRHLYYLRPDRIYRRKKIFRYLNSIIEDREKNGSPGNDVLSMSLAAHPKDEPPIPRYELIHDLSQLMMAGSTTTSQMVLWNVLMTTQTPEWKEKMDAELSNWETDRFTNMKEWPCLKAACMEIERFRPPSMAFHRLTKKAFEFDGYEIPAKTWVTHLHTLGHYIDECYEDPLAFKPERFMEGSGMPDRDVHGLFGGGAHVCAGVPLARVLQPTAVGNILRYYDIEYQTPPSTEAKLDVVLAPRDDIMVKFHPKSS from the coding sequence ATGATTCAAGAAGTTAAAAAGACCTTCGCCACCCTTCCCAGCTACGAACCCAAGAACGATCGAGGCGTCGCCCAGACTTGGGACAAAGCGTTCTCTGTTGATCCAATCGGAACGGTCGTGGACTCATACCGCGAGGCGGGACCTATTTTCAAAATCAAGCACCATGGCGAGGAAAGAGTCGCTATGGCCGGCGTGAAAGCGAACCACTTCATTTGGGGTGACAAGGAGCTCTGGGACTACCCAACCTCGAACCGCCACTTCCGCGAGCAATTCAGCGACCGCTATTTAAACCAACTCGAAGGAGTTGAGTACGCGAAAAAACGCCGCCGCGTAACGGCAGGTTTCAAGCCGAGCGTTATCATGCCGCACACGGCTGCGATGGGAGAATCCATCCATCGCGAGATTGCGAGAAACAAAGGAGAGTGGATTCCTTTTCGCCTGTTCTGCATGCGTATCATCATAAAGATGACAAGCCGGGCCTTGATGCAAGTCGAGCTGCCGGACGGGATGGACGAGACCATGGCCATCAGCAACAAGATGATGCTGAAGGCTGAATCACTGGGTCCTTGGCGTCACCTTTACTACCTGCGGCCGGATCGTATCTACCGCCGCAAAAAGATCTTCCGTTATCTAAACTCCATCATCGAGGACCGGGAAAAGAACGGCAGCCCGGGCAACGACGTCCTGTCCATGAGTCTCGCCGCTCATCCCAAAGACGAGCCGCCGATTCCTCGCTACGAGCTTATCCACGATCTGTCGCAACTCATGATGGCGGGATCGACTACCACCTCGCAGATGGTGCTTTGGAACGTGTTGATGACCACACAAACTCCGGAGTGGAAAGAGAAGATGGACGCCGAACTTTCAAATTGGGAAACGGATCGATTTACCAACATGAAAGAGTGGCCATGCCTCAAAGCTGCTTGCATGGAAATCGAGCGTTTCCGTCCTCCAAGTATGGCATTCCACCGTCTCACGAAAAAAGCGTTCGAGTTCGATGGATACGAAATTCCAGCCAAGACTTGGGTAACCCATCTGCACACGCTCGGCCACTACATCGACGAATGCTACGAAGATCCCCTCGCCTTTAAGCCAGAACGATTCATGGAAGGCTCGGGCATGCCGGATCGGGATGTGCATGGCCTATTTGGCGGCGGAGCCCATGTCTGCGCCGGTGTTCCGCTCGCTCGTGTGCTGCAGCCGACCGCGGTTGGTAACATTCTTCGCTACTACGACATTGAATACCAAACGCCTCCTTCGACCGAGGCGAAGTTGGACGTCGTTCTGGCCCCGAGGGATGACATCATGGTCAAGTTTCATCCTAAGTCGTCTTGA
- a CDS encoding ABC transporter substrate-binding protein, producing MRASKILDRSRGTISANVFLVPFSNLLRAACACGIVFVAGCSKPEDGDGLADIDSRPYEEILEEVETDLPAGDYMTNDFLPEFGEVVEFPPLAEKQTLRLGMPWILNDQFAAVYVAIEKGYFDEVGIELELRSGGPGIDHLKTLSSGFLDLATTSHGKNVILVENSATPMGLMAIAAFQKDNPYAIMALDFDVPQDQVTEKKITPYDMVGKKLGVGVDDRKYPPFLARKLGLPEDFVKVQNTGNAQFILQSRVIDFRGVWIQNEPRYLERQGIRNWTHFMLKDYGWNQYCDVVVVTKQFAEENSDLLKRFCYALSRGVEDWLNDPEEAVDITVGFMEDGDLDPVLVKRRFELERAQVVGTDGTAPLQMTEKRWNELAAILVQYGITEAPSHKKQ from the coding sequence TTGAGAGCTTCCAAGATTTTGGACCGCTCGCGTGGCACGATTTCGGCTAACGTTTTCCTCGTGCCTTTTTCCAATTTACTTCGAGCCGCATGCGCCTGCGGTATCGTCTTCGTCGCTGGCTGTAGCAAACCAGAAGATGGAGATGGCTTGGCGGATATTGATTCCCGTCCTTACGAGGAAATCCTCGAGGAGGTGGAAACCGATCTGCCCGCCGGCGATTACATGACCAACGATTTCCTCCCGGAGTTTGGAGAAGTCGTGGAGTTTCCGCCACTGGCTGAGAAGCAAACCTTACGACTGGGCATGCCATGGATTCTCAACGACCAGTTTGCAGCAGTTTACGTCGCCATCGAAAAGGGTTATTTCGACGAAGTGGGAATCGAGCTGGAGCTTCGTTCTGGCGGTCCAGGTATCGATCATCTGAAGACACTTTCCAGCGGCTTTCTAGATCTCGCAACTACCAGCCATGGAAAGAATGTAATCCTCGTCGAAAATAGCGCCACCCCGATGGGATTGATGGCGATCGCTGCCTTTCAGAAGGACAATCCCTACGCGATCATGGCCCTGGATTTCGATGTGCCGCAAGACCAGGTCACCGAGAAGAAGATCACTCCCTACGATATGGTTGGCAAAAAGCTAGGCGTCGGAGTGGACGACCGAAAGTACCCGCCCTTCCTAGCTCGCAAACTTGGCTTGCCTGAAGATTTCGTAAAGGTTCAAAACACTGGAAACGCCCAGTTCATCCTGCAATCTCGGGTCATCGATTTTCGCGGTGTCTGGATACAAAACGAACCGAGATATCTGGAACGCCAGGGTATCAGGAACTGGACCCACTTCATGCTCAAGGACTATGGGTGGAACCAATACTGTGACGTCGTCGTGGTCACTAAACAATTCGCCGAGGAAAACAGCGACCTGCTCAAACGCTTCTGCTACGCCTTGTCCCGCGGAGTCGAGGATTGGCTAAACGACCCAGAGGAGGCCGTGGATATCACAGTCGGATTTATGGAGGACGGCGACCTTGATCCAGTCCTCGTAAAACGACGCTTCGAACTCGAGCGTGCCCAAGTGGTGGGTACAGACGGAACAGCCCCACTCCAAATGACAGAAAAGCGATGGAACGAGCTAGCCGCTATCCTCGTTCAGTACGGTATCACGGAAGCTCCATCCCACAAAAAGCAATGA
- a CDS encoding uracil-xanthine permease family protein, which translates to MTQLSSTITNPSLKAWHTYVIGAQMLFVAFGALVLIPIITGLDPSIALFTAGLGTIVFTFITKGKVPVFLASSFAFVAPIQQSLAQFGYGATFCGMASVGIVYAILSAVILWRGINAVQKVLPAIVTGPVIMVIGLGLTPIASDMAVSFDSSGVFNGQAAILSAVTAGVAIAIALSKRRLLNLLPIIIAAGVGYFISIAFGVVDYTAVVEAPWIQLPWTSASEAGRFEMPVWSIGAILIFLPVAIVPAVEHVGDVLAIQSVTKQNYLENPGLHRTILGDGIATALAGLFGGPPNTTYSEVTGAVALTKAFSVTYMRIGAIVSILLAFSGKLSALLGTVPVPVMGGVMVIVFGMIAAVGLNTIVRAKVDFEDPKNYIVFAVIMVVGVGKLTWTFGGIELGGVGLAAILGIILNQILPSRPAAAADEK; encoded by the coding sequence ATGACCCAGCTCAGCTCGACGATCACCAATCCTTCCCTCAAAGCTTGGCACACCTACGTCATCGGAGCGCAAATGCTCTTCGTCGCGTTCGGAGCTTTGGTTCTGATTCCGATCATCACGGGACTTGATCCCTCCATCGCCCTTTTCACTGCGGGACTGGGAACGATCGTCTTCACCTTTATCACCAAGGGGAAAGTACCTGTCTTTCTCGCAAGCTCTTTCGCCTTTGTGGCCCCGATCCAGCAATCCTTAGCTCAGTTTGGGTATGGCGCTACTTTTTGCGGAATGGCCAGCGTCGGCATCGTATACGCCATCCTCTCCGCCGTAATTCTATGGAGGGGCATCAACGCGGTGCAAAAGGTTCTCCCGGCCATTGTCACAGGTCCGGTCATCATGGTCATCGGTTTGGGTCTGACCCCAATCGCTTCGGACATGGCGGTCAGTTTCGATTCCTCAGGCGTCTTTAATGGCCAGGCCGCCATCCTCTCCGCCGTTACGGCCGGTGTAGCAATCGCCATCGCCCTATCCAAAAGACGTTTGCTGAATCTTCTACCGATCATCATCGCGGCGGGAGTCGGCTATTTCATTTCAATCGCCTTTGGCGTCGTGGACTATACAGCCGTTGTCGAAGCTCCCTGGATACAACTTCCATGGACCTCCGCTTCCGAGGCAGGCAGATTCGAGATGCCCGTTTGGTCAATCGGAGCGATCTTAATCTTTCTGCCGGTCGCGATTGTCCCCGCGGTTGAGCATGTGGGCGACGTGCTCGCGATCCAATCGGTTACCAAGCAAAACTACTTGGAGAATCCTGGCCTGCACCGAACTATTTTGGGCGACGGAATCGCCACTGCCTTGGCTGGCTTGTTCGGCGGCCCTCCCAATACCACGTATTCAGAAGTCACTGGCGCCGTCGCTTTGACCAAAGCCTTTTCCGTTACCTACATGCGCATCGGGGCCATCGTTTCGATCCTGCTCGCCTTCAGCGGCAAGCTTAGCGCCTTACTCGGAACCGTGCCAGTCCCCGTCATGGGCGGAGTCATGGTCATCGTTTTCGGTATGATCGCCGCAGTGGGTCTCAATACCATTGTGCGGGCCAAAGTGGATTTTGAAGACCCCAAGAACTACATCGTGTTCGCGGTGATCATGGTGGTGGGAGTCGGCAAACTGACTTGGACCTTCGGTGGGATCGAACTTGGAGGAGTCGGTCTGGCAGCCATCCTTGGCATTATCCTGAACCAAATCTTACCCAGTCGTCCCGCAGCAGCAGCCGACGAGAAATAA
- a CDS encoding ABC transporter permease has product MNNRQRLAFPLMFLSIPLLWILVTLIFQPSEFLFPSFPKVFGVLVEEWGRLMYHTGATLKIALLGYVLANLVAIAIAVTYLYMKSFEEFSTPWTILIKNLPLPVYASILIVMMGDTLAPKVLVVIFFNFFPILANMSKGLREVDQVLIDRCYSLNASQWTVFRKVRMPAALPYFIAAQEIALTGAITGAIVSEWFFAQEGLGYLIVQASTEYRSDRLFAVGLLASVIAIFAYLGIRFLESYLFRWRRKMV; this is encoded by the coding sequence ATGAACAACCGCCAGCGTCTCGCCTTTCCCTTAATGTTCCTGTCCATTCCACTTCTGTGGATACTGGTCACTTTGATTTTTCAACCGAGCGAGTTCCTCTTTCCTTCCTTCCCTAAAGTCTTCGGAGTGCTCGTGGAGGAATGGGGCCGGCTCATGTACCATACGGGAGCCACCCTGAAGATCGCCCTGCTCGGCTACGTACTAGCTAACCTCGTAGCCATCGCGATCGCGGTGACCTACCTGTACATGAAGAGCTTCGAGGAGTTTTCCACTCCTTGGACCATCCTAATCAAGAACCTACCTTTGCCCGTCTATGCGAGTATCCTGATTGTAATGATGGGAGACACTCTGGCGCCAAAGGTTCTGGTAGTGATTTTCTTCAACTTCTTTCCGATCCTGGCAAATATGTCCAAGGGTCTGAGAGAGGTGGATCAAGTGCTCATTGATCGCTGCTACAGCCTCAACGCCTCACAGTGGACCGTATTTCGAAAAGTTCGCATGCCGGCGGCCTTGCCCTACTTTATCGCAGCCCAAGAAATTGCCCTCACGGGAGCAATAACGGGAGCAATCGTCTCAGAGTGGTTTTTCGCCCAAGAGGGCTTGGGTTACCTAATCGTACAAGCCTCGACTGAATACCGGAGCGACCGTCTATTCGCAGTCGGATTGCTGGCCAGCGTGATCGCTATCTTTGCCTATCTCGGCATCCGATTCCTCGAAAGCTATCTCTTCCGCTGGCGCCGGAAGATGGTGTAA
- a CDS encoding ATP-binding cassette domain-containing protein: protein MVIIDSVTKKFGEQFVALQDISLTIDEGEFVAIIGPSGCGKTTLLRLVADLEKPTEGEITIEGHAPKEARRQHEIGLAFQRPALIDSRTALKNVEFTLEVAGLEGALDPKALLDSFGLGDFYNYYPHQLSGGMQQRVNIACACVHNPRLLLLDEPFGALDEMTRERMILWMRDIHLANPRTTLLITHSIEEAVLLADRIVVLSAKPGRISEIISIPRDGEIDRTSPTHVRHIAEVRKALHAVMGDE from the coding sequence GTGGTAATAATTGATTCCGTAACCAAAAAGTTCGGCGAGCAGTTTGTGGCTCTCCAAGATATTTCGCTCACCATAGACGAAGGTGAATTCGTGGCTATCATCGGCCCTTCCGGCTGCGGAAAGACGACGCTTCTTCGCCTCGTCGCGGATCTAGAGAAACCGACCGAGGGCGAAATTACGATTGAAGGGCATGCTCCCAAAGAAGCGAGACGGCAACATGAGATCGGCCTCGCTTTCCAGCGGCCCGCTCTGATCGATTCCAGAACCGCGCTCAAGAATGTGGAGTTCACGCTAGAAGTGGCGGGCTTGGAAGGTGCCTTGGATCCAAAGGCTTTGCTCGACAGCTTTGGCCTCGGAGATTTCTACAACTACTATCCGCACCAGCTATCTGGTGGTATGCAGCAGCGTGTGAACATTGCGTGTGCCTGCGTGCACAACCCGCGTCTTCTACTTCTCGACGAGCCCTTTGGAGCGCTCGACGAGATGACTCGTGAACGCATGATCTTGTGGATGCGCGATATCCATTTGGCGAACCCGCGTACGACCCTGCTGATTACGCACAGCATTGAAGAAGCAGTGTTGTTAGCCGACCGAATCGTCGTGCTCTCGGCGAAACCAGGACGGATTTCTGAGATCATTTCAATTCCCAGAGACGGTGAAATTGACCGCACTTCGCCGACTCATGTTCGCCACATCGCTGAGGTCCGAAAGGCTCTTCACGCTGTGATGGGCGACGAGTGA
- a CDS encoding FAD-dependent monooxygenase produces the protein MSEKPLRVAIVGSGVAGSLLAYGLSNDPRFEVFCFEKVAADDYSLAGTGLNISPNSITTLRNFYPEVAEDLLESNLPWKEFNVSLVTGEPLISLNLLDVADDPGVRIRWADLYTHCRKPVMDRITFATDVKSIAYEEGGETLKLTYTNSQSDTVHELDGLDLVVGADGRYSLVRDTFFPKIQSRLCGMGICRALFYDEGKPNPLREYGQWFLGAHRLLGFPLTNGANYCTATFPIPIESQIPPEKKSVEGLYQMFAPEGVSLCKEAKFILEGIASEKDNLHWARFQVSDFQWQDEAGHVLLLGDASHAMVPTLGQGATQAIEDACAAADSLKLLYDEKNRGGSVVSALQHYRERREARVQFCSDLSDDASDTLRPDTDVVKDTLRKAQPPFLDQLSRLYRDVPKPLVNS, from the coding sequence ATGTCTGAAAAACCGCTACGTGTAGCAATCGTCGGATCCGGAGTCGCCGGAAGTCTTCTTGCCTACGGACTCTCTAATGATCCTCGCTTCGAAGTGTTCTGTTTCGAGAAGGTTGCGGCCGATGATTATTCTCTCGCCGGGACCGGCCTGAACATCAGCCCAAACTCGATTACCACCCTGCGTAACTTCTATCCAGAGGTCGCCGAGGACCTTTTAGAGAGCAATCTGCCTTGGAAGGAGTTCAACGTTTCGCTGGTAACCGGGGAGCCCTTAATCTCGCTCAACCTGCTCGATGTTGCGGATGATCCGGGGGTGCGTATCCGTTGGGCAGATCTCTACACGCACTGCCGCAAGCCTGTGATGGACAGGATTACCTTCGCGACAGATGTGAAGTCGATCGCCTATGAAGAGGGTGGTGAAACGCTGAAGCTTACCTATACCAACAGCCAGAGCGACACGGTGCATGAGCTCGATGGATTGGACTTAGTCGTGGGAGCAGATGGACGCTATTCTCTGGTTCGCGATACCTTTTTTCCGAAGATCCAATCCCGTTTGTGCGGCATGGGAATTTGCAGAGCTCTTTTCTACGATGAAGGGAAGCCGAACCCATTGCGTGAATACGGACAATGGTTTTTAGGAGCCCACCGTTTGCTCGGTTTCCCGCTTACCAATGGGGCGAACTACTGCACGGCGACTTTCCCGATTCCGATCGAAAGCCAGATTCCTCCCGAAAAGAAATCGGTGGAAGGGCTTTACCAGATGTTCGCCCCCGAAGGCGTTTCTCTCTGCAAGGAGGCGAAATTCATTTTGGAGGGAATCGCTTCGGAAAAAGATAATCTCCATTGGGCCCGTTTCCAAGTATCCGATTTTCAATGGCAGGATGAAGCCGGTCATGTTCTTTTGCTCGGCGATGCCTCTCACGCTATGGTGCCGACCCTTGGACAAGGGGCGACGCAGGCGATTGAGGATGCCTGTGCGGCAGCGGATTCCCTCAAGCTTCTTTATGACGAAAAGAACCGTGGAGGCAGCGTCGTGTCAGCTCTGCAGCATTATCGTGAACGCCGAGAAGCTCGGGTGCAATTTTGCTCGGACCTCAGCGATGACGCCTCCGATACGCTGCGTCCGGATACCGATGTGGTTAAGGATACGCTGCGTAAAGCTCAGCCTCCCTTTCTCGATCAATTGTCTCGTTTGTATCGAGACGTCCCCAAACCCCTCGTTAACTCCTAA
- a CDS encoding DUF3891 family protein: protein MFITPVGNRWFFTTQADHSVLVGQIASFWGNEEFAVPKPMRSMIIAAAEHDHVWVREDHQVLLKPEGVPFDFANLPYDRHTSLYAEGARQVASRDLYAGFMVSLHGMGIYNYRHGTDDTMIRPRNTPHDAEVIDAYMAGEAAYQKSLQEQLAPEFAPYLEEDTLWTNYHIFQVWDRLGILLSKYQQEDFIIDPAPLDYEGGSTKLAFTRIEENHFRVSPYPFSKPKVSFSFIARWVDQISFDDEEQYRCVLDQTTRIPVTYTFEA, encoded by the coding sequence ATGTTTATCACTCCTGTCGGCAATCGTTGGTTTTTCACTACCCAAGCGGATCACAGTGTCCTCGTGGGGCAAATCGCATCCTTTTGGGGAAACGAGGAGTTCGCCGTGCCCAAGCCCATGCGATCGATGATAATTGCAGCCGCGGAGCACGACCACGTTTGGGTTCGGGAGGACCATCAGGTTTTGCTTAAACCGGAAGGAGTGCCATTCGACTTTGCGAACCTTCCGTACGATCGGCATACCAGTCTCTATGCTGAGGGTGCCAGGCAGGTCGCTTCGCGAGACCTTTATGCGGGCTTTATGGTTTCCTTGCATGGCATGGGAATCTATAACTACCGTCATGGAACGGATGATACGATGATTCGTCCGCGAAATACGCCCCACGATGCCGAGGTTATAGATGCCTACATGGCTGGGGAGGCGGCCTACCAAAAGTCGCTTCAAGAACAGTTGGCTCCCGAATTCGCTCCTTACTTAGAGGAGGACACGCTTTGGACGAACTACCATATTTTTCAGGTTTGGGATCGGCTTGGGATCTTGTTGAGCAAGTACCAACAAGAGGACTTTATCATTGATCCTGCTCCGCTCGACTACGAAGGCGGCAGCACCAAGCTCGCTTTTACTAGAATCGAAGAAAACCATTTTCGGGTCAGTCCGTATCCGTTTTCCAAACCGAAAGTAAGCTTCAGTTTCATCGCTCGATGGGTGGACCAAATCTCGTTTGACGATGAGGAACAGTATCGCTGCGTGCTTGACCAAACGACGCGTATCCCGGTCACCTATACGTTCGAAGCTTAA
- a CDS encoding uracil-xanthine permease family protein has protein sequence MSSVPNPSASDPDSPKQTLHYKIEESPKRFSETLFYAWQHTMVDISPFVIPLAVASAVGMSVSGRADLINACLFTMGIATILQTTIGNRLPIIQGCSAMVTGVIAPVAGQIGLAAVWGGVWIASILQTIVGALGWLSPLKKLFPPVVIGTVIICIALSLGQVATRLAVGSGHWSNFAFATTVILFVLILQLRFQKLFGGLLARGAILLSILLVGLVGGSLSGQMDWSPVREASWFAIPKLFPYGGPGFGWEWIPTAIFAVTIGFIGSIVESLGDYAATCAASDEPLQKRHINRGIMAEGAGSFIASLFGGLPCTSYTQNIGVIAATGVASRRVVQVAALILALYGLCPKFGTLLVSLPRSVLGGVFLLVCAMIAISGIRVLAQSTSEIRHAYTIGLTVLCSLLLPIRLEALPDATASWPLIVRLLVTSNVVLAIIFAVGLNAFFNLLDTRKKSSRSNERELAES, from the coding sequence ATGTCCTCCGTGCCTAATCCGTCCGCTTCCGATCCAGATTCCCCCAAGCAAACGCTGCACTACAAGATAGAAGAAAGCCCCAAACGCTTTAGCGAAACGCTCTTCTACGCCTGGCAGCACACCATGGTGGACATCTCCCCTTTCGTAATTCCACTAGCGGTGGCCTCGGCGGTTGGCATGAGCGTGAGTGGACGGGCCGACTTGATCAACGCCTGCCTGTTCACCATGGGTATCGCAACCATCCTGCAAACAACCATAGGCAACCGCCTCCCCATCATCCAAGGTTGCTCCGCCATGGTGACCGGAGTCATAGCACCGGTCGCGGGTCAAATCGGCTTGGCGGCCGTTTGGGGCGGAGTTTGGATCGCATCGATCCTGCAGACGATCGTCGGAGCCTTGGGCTGGCTGTCTCCCTTGAAGAAACTGTTTCCGCCCGTCGTGATCGGGACGGTCATCATTTGCATCGCCCTGAGCCTGGGACAGGTGGCAACACGCCTCGCGGTGGGGAGTGGCCATTGGAGCAATTTCGCTTTCGCCACCACAGTCATCCTTTTTGTCCTGATCCTGCAGCTGCGATTTCAAAAACTATTCGGCGGCTTGCTCGCGCGAGGAGCCATCCTGCTCTCCATCCTTTTGGTTGGACTTGTAGGCGGCAGCCTCAGCGGCCAAATGGATTGGAGCCCCGTGCGAGAAGCTTCTTGGTTCGCCATCCCAAAGCTCTTTCCCTACGGCGGCCCTGGTTTTGGCTGGGAATGGATTCCGACTGCCATTTTCGCTGTGACCATCGGTTTCATCGGATCGATCGTAGAGTCTCTGGGCGACTATGCCGCCACCTGCGCAGCATCGGACGAACCGCTGCAAAAGCGCCACATAAACCGCGGCATCATGGCGGAAGGAGCCGGTAGTTTTATAGCCTCCCTTTTCGGCGGGCTTCCCTGTACCAGCTACACTCAAAATATCGGAGTAATCGCCGCTACCGGAGTCGCAAGCCGACGCGTAGTCCAAGTCGCCGCCTTGATCCTCGCACTCTACGGACTGTGTCCAAAATTTGGAACATTGTTGGTCTCGCTTCCTCGATCCGTTCTCGGCGGCGTCTTCCTCCTGGTTTGCGCTATGATCGCGATCTCGGGTATCCGCGTACTCGCTCAGTCCACCAGCGAAATACGGCACGCCTACACCATCGGGCTAACAGTGCTCTGCTCTCTGCTTCTACCCATTCGGCTGGAAGCCTTGCCCGACGCCACCGCCTCTTGGCCTCTGATCGTACGGCTACTCGTAACGAGCAACGTAGTCCTCGCCATCATCTTCGCAGTGGGATTAAACGCCTTTTTCAACCTGCTGGATACACGCAAAAAAAGTTCCCGTTCCAACGAACGAGAGCTAGCAGAAAGTTAG